GTGGCCTCGGGCATGCCGTTGCGCTTGCCGTAGAGCACGTGGCAGTGCTGCAGCGCCTCCACCACCGAGAAGCCCTTATGACGGATCGCGCGCTCCAGCATGTTCGTCATATGCACGGCGTGGTACGACGTGCTGCGCGCGACGAACGTGGCTCCCGCCCCGATCGCCAGGCGACAGGCGTCGAATGGGTACTCGAAGCAGCCGGCGGGCGACGTCTCGGTCATCCCGCCGAGCGGCGTCGACGGGCCGTACTGCCCTCCGGTGTTGGCGTAGCCGAAGTTGTTGACGATCAGGACGGTGATGTCGATGTTCCGGCGGGCTGCGTGGATGAAGTGGCTCGCGCCTATGGCGAGCGCGTCGCCGTCGCCCTGGATCGTGATGACCGTCAGCTTCGGGTTCGCGAGCTTCAGGCCGATGCCGACGGCGCACGCGCGGCCATGGGCGCCGTGGATGTGGCTGCTCTGGAAGTACTCCCCCATGATTCCGTAGCAGCCGCTCCCGCCCACCGTGACCACGGAGCCGAGATCGAGCTCGAGCCGGTACATCGCGCGGGCGAGCGCCGACTGCACGATGCCGAGCCCGCAGCCCGGACAGTACCGTAACGTCTCGCCGGCCTCGGCATCCGGCAGCCGCGCGGTCGCGCGGGCCAGTTCGTCCATCGGGATCGCCATCGTCCTCGTCGTCGCCATCACCGAGCCCTCCCAACCGGCGCGTCGAGCGCCGTGAGAATGTCTTCCGGGCACATGGGATAGGAGTCCACGCGGTTGACCGGTTGCACCACGACGCCGCGGGGCCCAAGGGTCCGCTCCACCTCCCGCACCATCTGACCGAGGTTCAGCTCCGGCACCAGCACCGTTTCGGCGTTCCGCGTGTGCGTCCGCAGCGCCTCCTCGGGGAACGGCCAGAGCGAAACGAGCTTCAGCACGCCCACGCGGCGCCCCCTGCGGCGGGCCTCCTCCATCGCCGCCACCGCGGCATAGACGCAGCTCCCGTACGCGACGATGACGGTGTCGGCGTCGTCGGTCTGGAAACTCTCGACCCACTCGATCTCCCGCCCCCGATGGAGGACCTTGGCGGCGAGATGGCGGACGTGCCAGTCAGCCTCCTTGTAGTCCCATACCATCCCTCCGCCGCCGATCCCCTCCGGCCCGTGCGTGGTCACCTGGAACACGTTGCGGTATCCGGTGCCGATGTCGGCGAGCGGCGGGACGTCCTCGAGGTGGTCGCAATGATAGGTTCGGTACTCGGACGGGCTACACGTCGGTCGGAGACGTCCCTCGACGCGGATCGTGTCGTAGTCGGGAAGCTCCATCACCTGGCGCATGAGCCCGACGTGCATCTCCGACATCACTATGACCGGCATGCGGAGCCGCTCGGCCAGTTCGACAGCGCGCACGGTCACCCAGAAACAGTCGCTGACGGACGCGGGCGCGAGGACGATCGACGCGTGATTGGCGTTGAAGCCCCACTGCGCCTGCATCACGTCCATCTGGGCGCCGTAGATCGAGCCGGTGGACGGCCCGATTCGCTGCACATTGATGACGATGGCGGGAAGCTCGGCCGAGGCGAGCGACGCGATGCCTTCCTGCACCAGGGTGAAACCCGGGCCCGAGGTCGCGGTGGCGACGCGCTGGCCGGCGGCCGCCGCGCCGAGCAACGCGTGCATGCTGCCGCACTCGTCCTCCATCTGGACGCAGACGCCGCCGAGCCCGGGCAGCCGGTAGGCGAACCGCTCGAAGATCTCGGTGGCCGGCGTGATCGGATAGCCGGCGTAGAAGCGCACGCCAGCGGCGATCGCGCCCTCCGCGCACGCCTCGTTGCCGAGCAGCAGGACGCGTCTCGCGCGAGCGCCGTCGTCAGACATGGACCGGCTCCTTTCGCGCGGCGTGGACCGTCACCGCCCAGTCCGGACACAGCACCTCGCAGAGCCGG
The Candidatus Rokuibacteriota bacterium genome window above contains:
- a CDS encoding 2-oxoacid:ferredoxin oxidoreductase subunit beta, encoding MATTRTMAIPMDELARATARLPDAEAGETLRYCPGCGLGIVQSALARAMYRLELDLGSVVTVGGSGCYGIMGEYFQSSHIHGAHGRACAVGIGLKLANPKLTVITIQGDGDALAIGASHFIHAARRNIDITVLIVNNFGYANTGGQYGPSTPLGGMTETSPAGCFEYPFDACRLAIGAGATFVARSTSYHAVHMTNMLERAIRHKGFSVVEALQHCHVLYGKRNGMPEATQWLRHFKENTVRVTPETSGRVGPDSGKWEIGVLHEQHKPEFVEMYSATAAKLADRAGAAARG
- a CDS encoding 2-oxoacid:acceptor oxidoreductase subunit alpha encodes the protein MSDDGARARRVLLLGNEACAEGAIAAGVRFYAGYPITPATEIFERFAYRLPGLGGVCVQMEDECGSMHALLGAAAAGQRVATATSGPGFTLVQEGIASLASAELPAIVINVQRIGPSTGSIYGAQMDVMQAQWGFNANHASIVLAPASVSDCFWVTVRAVELAERLRMPVIVMSEMHVGLMRQVMELPDYDTIRVEGRLRPTCSPSEYRTYHCDHLEDVPPLADIGTGYRNVFQVTTHGPEGIGGGGMVWDYKEADWHVRHLAAKVLHRGREIEWVESFQTDDADTVIVAYGSCVYAAVAAMEEARRRGRRVGVLKLVSLWPFPEEALRTHTRNAETVLVPELNLGQMVREVERTLGPRGVVVQPVNRVDSYPMCPEDILTALDAPVGRAR